In one Paraburkholderia azotifigens genomic region, the following are encoded:
- a CDS encoding nitrile hydratase accessory protein produces MSEPPLTVTESRALLDALPGLPRDGAGPVFAAPWQAAAFAMTLALHERGVFTWPEWAAALADAIRDAQAQGDPDRGDTYYAHWLTALERIATAKGCVTRDGLSERRDAWDAAARRTPHGQPIELD; encoded by the coding sequence ATGAGCGAGCCGCCTCTTACAGTGACGGAATCGCGAGCGTTGCTCGATGCGCTGCCCGGCTTGCCGCGCGACGGCGCCGGTCCGGTGTTCGCCGCGCCGTGGCAGGCGGCTGCGTTCGCGATGACGCTCGCGCTGCACGAGCGCGGCGTGTTCACGTGGCCGGAATGGGCCGCGGCGCTGGCCGATGCGATCCGCGACGCACAGGCGCAGGGCGACCCCGATCGCGGCGATACCTACTACGCGCACTGGCTGACGGCGCTCGAACGGATTGCGACGGCCAAAGGCTGCGTGACGCGCGACGGGCTGAGCGAGCGCCGGGACGCGTGGGACGCGGCGGCGCGCCGCACACCGCACGGTCAGCCGATCGAACTGGATTGA
- the nthB gene encoding nitrile hydratase subunit beta, whose amino-acid sequence MNGAQDMGGMQSFGPVVPEAGEPYFHADWERHALALTIAMGATGTWNIDMSRAARESLPPAQYLASSYYQIWFAGLCKLLIETGLATADEIDSGASQQAAASVTRVLAADQVETMLFSGSPASRPAPRPARFAVGDAVRTLMLNPSTHTRLPRYCRGRRGQIVAVHGAHVFPDSNAVGRGEDPQWLYTVRFDAVELWGEDTTASSVCTDCWEPYLEADDAA is encoded by the coding sequence ATGAACGGCGCGCAAGACATGGGTGGCATGCAGTCGTTCGGTCCTGTCGTGCCCGAAGCCGGCGAGCCGTATTTCCACGCAGACTGGGAGCGCCACGCGCTCGCGTTGACGATTGCGATGGGCGCGACGGGCACATGGAACATCGACATGTCGCGCGCCGCGCGCGAAAGCCTGCCGCCCGCGCAGTATCTGGCGAGCAGCTACTATCAGATCTGGTTCGCCGGGCTGTGCAAGCTGCTGATCGAAACGGGGCTCGCGACAGCCGATGAAATCGACAGCGGCGCTTCGCAGCAGGCCGCCGCTTCAGTGACGCGCGTGCTGGCCGCCGACCAGGTCGAGACGATGCTGTTTAGCGGCAGTCCGGCGTCGCGACCTGCCCCGCGTCCGGCGCGCTTTGCCGTCGGCGATGCAGTGCGCACGCTGATGCTCAATCCGTCGACACACACGCGCCTGCCGCGCTATTGCCGGGGCAGGCGCGGCCAGATCGTCGCCGTGCACGGCGCGCATGTGTTTCCCGATTCGAACGCGGTCGGACGCGGCGAAGATCCGCAATGGCTGTACACGGTGCGGTTCGATGCCGTCGAATTGTGGGGCGAGGACACGACGGCGTCGTCGGTGTGCACCGATTGCTGGGAGCCGTATCTCGAAGCGGACGACGCGGCATGA
- a CDS encoding IS5 family transposase, whose protein sequence is MTQLGLGLDLSTKRTRKREFLDEMTRVVPWQKLIALIEPHYPKGKTGRPPFPVATMLRIHFMQQWFSLSDPAMEEALHDIPLYREFALLGTGMTRLPDESTILRFRHLLEAHELSARMLATVNEILQAKGLMLKVGSAVDATLISAPSSTKKAGTRDPEMSQTQKGGSWYFGMKAHIGVDVESGLVHTVKCTPANVHDITVAHELLHGDEQVAFADAGYVGIEKRGETGAVQWHVAMRPSKRRKLDKSKRLDRIYEKVERLKAGVRAKVEHPFRVLKCQFGYLKARYRGLAKNTAQIETQFALINLWLARGVLGKAK, encoded by the coding sequence ATGACACAACTTGGTCTTGGTCTGGATCTGTCAACGAAGCGCACTCGCAAGCGCGAGTTTCTCGATGAGATGACGCGCGTGGTGCCGTGGCAGAAGCTGATTGCGCTCATCGAACCGCACTATCCGAAAGGCAAGACCGGCCGCCCACCGTTCCCAGTCGCAACGATGTTGCGCATTCACTTCATGCAGCAATGGTTCAGCCTCTCGGACCCGGCGATGGAGGAGGCGCTGCACGACATCCCGCTGTATCGGGAGTTTGCGCTGCTGGGCACGGGTATGACGCGGCTGCCTGACGAGAGCACGATCCTGCGATTCCGGCACCTGCTTGAGGCCCATGAGCTGTCGGCCAGAATGCTGGCGACGGTCAACGAGATCCTGCAGGCGAAGGGCCTGATGCTCAAGGTGGGCTCGGCGGTCGACGCAACGCTGATTTCGGCACCCAGTTCGACGAAGAAGGCCGGCACGCGAGACCCCGAGATGAGCCAGACGCAAAAGGGCGGCAGCTGGTACTTCGGTATGAAGGCGCACATCGGAGTCGATGTGGAGTCGGGGCTGGTGCATACCGTGAAGTGCACGCCGGCAAATGTTCACGACATCACGGTGGCGCATGAACTGTTGCACGGCGACGAGCAGGTTGCGTTTGCCGATGCGGGCTACGTGGGCATCGAGAAGCGGGGCGAAACGGGGGCGGTCCAGTGGCACGTGGCGATGAGGCCGAGCAAGCGAAGAAAGCTGGACAAAAGCAAGCGGCTCGACAGAATCTACGAGAAAGTCGAGCGGCTCAAGGCGGGCGTGCGGGCGAAGGTTGAGCACCCGTTTCGGGTGCTCAAATGTCAGTTCGGCTATCTGAAGGCGCGGTATCGGGGACTGGCGAAAAACACGGCGCAGATCGAAACGCAGTTCGCGCTGATCAATCTCTGGCTGGCTCGCGGGGTGCTCGGTAAAGCGAAATGA
- a CDS encoding nucleotidyltransferase family protein, whose protein sequence is MPYASLATGVLLAAGYGSRFDPEGIHNKLLARLPDGTPVAYESAHRLLLVVPHVIAIVRPGSELLARVLNDAGCHVIFSADAQRGMGASLAAGIQASDDSDGWIVALADMPRIATPTIEAVARAVDGGASIVAPYYQGQRGHPVGFGIEYRDALAALDGDTGARALLATHAITRIDVDDQGVLSDVDTPNDLRNV, encoded by the coding sequence ATGCCTTACGCCTCGCTCGCCACCGGCGTCCTGCTCGCCGCCGGCTACGGATCGCGCTTCGACCCGGAGGGCATCCACAACAAGCTCCTCGCCCGTCTGCCCGACGGCACGCCCGTCGCATACGAATCCGCCCACCGGCTGCTGCTCGTCGTGCCCCATGTCATCGCGATCGTGCGCCCCGGCTCCGAACTGCTCGCCCGTGTGCTAAACGACGCCGGCTGTCACGTGATCTTCTCCGCCGACGCCCAGCGAGGCATGGGCGCGAGCCTCGCCGCCGGTATCCAGGCGAGCGACGATTCGGACGGCTGGATCGTCGCCCTCGCCGATATGCCCCGCATCGCCACGCCGACCATCGAAGCCGTCGCGCGCGCAGTCGACGGCGGTGCGTCCATCGTCGCGCCGTACTATCAGGGACAACGCGGCCATCCCGTCGGCTTCGGCATCGAATATCGCGACGCGCTGGCCGCCCTCGACGGCGACACAGGCGCGCGCGCCCTCTTGGCGACACACGCCATCACGCGGATCGACGTCGACGATCAAGGCGTGCTCAGCGACGTCGATACGCCCAACGACCTGCGCAACGTCTAG
- a CDS encoding aspartate carbamoyltransferase, protein MSVPQQAFLRDAMRRLNLTRDGFATRIGVSKRALDTWLLPDDSQESRAMPEIVERFVSEIVVNGAPAEKHTQRVDSQSLASQMLFEGKQQLLSVDQFSRDAVEALFRVADIMQPIARRRKISRVLEGAVLGNLFFEASTRTRVSFGAAFCRLGGSVCDTTGFTFSSMAKGESIYDTSRVMSGYVDALVIRHPEQGSVAEFARATNIPVINGGDGPGEHPSQALLDLYTIQREFSRLGKIVDGAHIALVGDLKYGRTVHSLVKLLALYRGIKFTLISPPSLEMPAYIVEQISRNGHVVEQTNDLANGLRGADVVYATRIQKERFADESFEGYTPDFQINQALVDTVCGADTLIMHPLPRDSRPGANDLSTDLNHDSRLAIFRQTDNGIPVRMAIFAVLLGVEKLVQHSMRDAAWRPPAYLGPDDAVFHGID, encoded by the coding sequence ATGAGCGTCCCGCAACAAGCCTTTCTCCGTGACGCGATGCGGCGTCTGAACCTCACCCGCGACGGCTTCGCGACGCGCATCGGCGTGTCGAAGCGCGCGCTCGACACATGGCTGCTGCCCGACGATTCGCAGGAATCGCGCGCGATGCCCGAAATCGTCGAGCGCTTCGTGTCGGAGATCGTCGTCAACGGCGCTCCTGCAGAAAAACATACGCAACGCGTAGATTCCCAGTCGCTCGCCAGCCAGATGCTGTTCGAGGGCAAGCAGCAGCTGCTGTCAGTCGATCAGTTCTCGCGCGACGCCGTCGAAGCGCTGTTCCGCGTCGCCGACATCATGCAGCCCATCGCGCGCCGCCGGAAGATCTCGCGCGTGCTCGAAGGCGCGGTGCTCGGCAACCTGTTCTTCGAAGCCAGCACGCGGACCCGCGTGAGCTTCGGCGCGGCGTTCTGCCGCCTGGGCGGCTCGGTGTGCGACACGACGGGCTTCACATTTTCGTCGATGGCCAAGGGCGAGTCGATCTACGATACGAGCCGCGTGATGTCGGGCTATGTCGACGCGCTCGTGATCCGCCATCCGGAACAGGGCTCGGTGGCCGAGTTTGCGCGCGCGACCAACATTCCCGTGATCAACGGCGGCGACGGCCCCGGCGAGCACCCGAGCCAGGCGCTGCTCGACCTGTACACGATCCAGCGCGAGTTCTCGCGTCTCGGCAAGATCGTCGACGGCGCGCATATCGCACTGGTCGGCGACCTGAAGTACGGGCGCACCGTGCATTCGCTCGTCAAGCTGCTCGCGCTGTATCGCGGCATCAAGTTCACGCTCATTTCGCCGCCGTCGCTCGAAATGCCCGCGTACATCGTCGAGCAGATTTCGCGTAACGGCCACGTGGTCGAGCAGACCAACGATCTCGCCAACGGTCTGCGCGGCGCGGACGTCGTCTACGCGACGCGCATCCAGAAGGAGCGCTTCGCCGACGAATCGTTCGAAGGCTACACGCCCGACTTCCAGATCAACCAGGCGCTCGTCGATACCGTGTGCGGCGCGGACACGCTGATCATGCACCCGCTGCCGCGCGACAGCCGTCCCGGCGCAAACGACCTGAGCACCGACCTGAACCACGATTCGCGCCTCGCGATCTTCCGCCAGACGGACAACGGCATTCCTGTGCGAATGGCGATCTTCGCGGTGCTGCTCGGCGTCGAAAAGCTGGTTCAGCACTCGATGCGCGATGCCGCGTGGCGCCCGCCCGCGTATCTCGGACCGGACGATGCTGTGTTCCACGGCATCGACTGA
- a CDS encoding xanthine dehydrogenase family protein molybdopterin-binding subunit, translating to MSTIIGHPLDRTDGLLKVTGEARYAAEFPEARLAHGVLVTSTIARGSIASIDTSRASSLPGVLLVMTHQNAPRLPNNGRPALAPPAGRHLSLLQDNQIHYNNEPIAIVVADTLEHATDAARQLRVTYAAQPPALDFAQARASAHAPDKPQGRQTDTSRGDYDAGLAAGAVRVDAVYTTPMEHHNPMEPHATMAVWDGPQLTLYDSTQGVTGTRTAVAKTLGMSPDDVRVISPFVGGGFGCKGSAWSHVVLCAMAAKQTGRPVRLALERPQMFGPVGGRPFTEQRMVIAAKRDGTLTAMRHDSFSNTSMIEDWTETCCMVTRMMYAVPNQMTTHRLVQLNVGTPTFMRAPGETTGSWALETAMDELSYRLKMDPLALRLKNYAESDPQENKPWSSKALRQCYSVGAERFGWSRRKPQPRSMRDGNTLIGLGMGTATYPANRSEAAALARILPDGTAMVVSGTQDIGTGTYTVMTQVASDALGIAPQNIRFGLGDSSLPKAPVSGGSQSVASVSPAVRDACEQARGKLVAMAMADHGSPVFGLHSDDVVVQNGWVMSKSDQSKRDPIAAVLARAGGQPIEASISTKPGDEKQRYSFHSWGAVFAEVHVDADLGTIRVARITAVYNVGRMLNVKTARSQLMGGLVWGIGAALEEQTLLDAQYGRFVNANLAEYHVPVNADVETLDVVVLDEPDPFINSLGARGIGEIGITGVVAAIGNAVYHATGVRVRDLPVTLDKVLV from the coding sequence ATGAGCACGATCATTGGACATCCGCTGGACCGCACCGACGGTTTGCTGAAGGTGACGGGCGAAGCGCGCTACGCCGCCGAGTTTCCCGAAGCGCGACTTGCGCATGGCGTGCTGGTGACGAGCACGATTGCGCGCGGCTCGATTGCGTCGATCGATACGAGCCGCGCGTCGTCGTTGCCCGGCGTGCTGCTCGTGATGACGCATCAGAACGCGCCGCGCCTGCCGAACAATGGACGCCCCGCGCTCGCGCCGCCAGCGGGACGTCATCTGTCGCTGTTGCAGGACAACCAGATTCACTACAACAACGAGCCGATCGCGATCGTCGTCGCGGATACGCTCGAACATGCGACCGATGCCGCGCGCCAGTTGCGCGTCACCTACGCGGCACAGCCGCCCGCGCTCGATTTCGCGCAGGCCAGGGCGAGCGCACATGCGCCCGACAAGCCGCAAGGCCGGCAGACCGACACCTCGCGCGGCGACTACGACGCGGGGCTCGCGGCGGGTGCGGTGCGCGTCGACGCCGTCTACACGACGCCGATGGAGCATCACAATCCGATGGAGCCGCATGCGACGATGGCCGTCTGGGACGGTCCGCAACTGACGCTCTACGATTCGACGCAAGGCGTGACGGGCACGCGGACGGCCGTCGCGAAAACGCTTGGCATGTCGCCCGACGACGTGCGCGTGATCTCGCCGTTCGTCGGGGGCGGCTTCGGCTGCAAGGGTTCGGCGTGGTCGCATGTGGTGCTGTGCGCGATGGCCGCGAAGCAAACGGGGCGCCCCGTGCGGCTCGCGCTGGAGAGGCCGCAGATGTTCGGGCCTGTCGGCGGCCGTCCTTTCACCGAGCAGCGCATGGTGATCGCCGCGAAGCGCGACGGCACGCTCACCGCGATGCGGCACGACAGTTTCTCGAACACGTCGATGATCGAGGACTGGACGGAGACCTGCTGCATGGTCACGCGGATGATGTACGCGGTGCCGAACCAGATGACGACGCATCGTCTCGTGCAGCTGAACGTCGGCACGCCGACGTTCATGCGCGCGCCGGGCGAGACGACAGGTTCATGGGCGCTCGAAACGGCGATGGACGAGCTGTCGTATCGGCTGAAGATGGATCCGCTCGCGCTGCGTCTGAAGAACTACGCGGAAAGCGATCCGCAGGAAAACAAGCCGTGGTCGAGCAAGGCGTTGCGGCAGTGCTATAGCGTCGGTGCGGAGCGTTTCGGCTGGTCGCGCCGCAAGCCACAGCCGCGTTCGATGCGCGACGGCAATACGCTGATCGGCCTCGGCATGGGCACGGCGACGTATCCTGCGAATCGCAGCGAAGCGGCGGCGCTCGCGCGCATCCTGCCCGACGGCACGGCGATGGTCGTGTCGGGCACGCAGGATATCGGCACGGGCACGTACACGGTGATGACGCAGGTCGCATCGGACGCGCTTGGCATAGCACCGCAGAACATCCGCTTCGGGCTCGGCGATTCGTCGCTGCCGAAGGCGCCCGTGTCGGGCGGCTCGCAGTCGGTCGCGAGTGTGTCGCCTGCCGTGCGCGATGCGTGCGAACAGGCGCGCGGCAAGCTCGTGGCGATGGCGATGGCGGATCATGGGTCGCCCGTGTTCGGCTTGCATTCCGATGACGTGGTCGTGCAGAACGGATGGGTGATGAGCAAGTCGGATCAGTCGAAGCGCGATCCCATCGCGGCTGTGCTTGCCCGCGCGGGCGGGCAGCCGATCGAGGCTTCCATCAGCACCAAACCCGGCGATGAGAAGCAGCGGTATTCGTTTCATTCGTGGGGCGCCGTGTTTGCCGAAGTGCATGTCGATGCCGATCTTGGGACGATTCGCGTCGCCCGGATTACCGCTGTTTATAACGTCGGGCGGATGCTGAATGTGAAGACGGCGCGCAGTCAGCTGATGGGCGGCCTAGTGTGGGGTATCGGCGCGGCGCTCGAGGAACAGACACTGCTCGATGCGCAGTATGGGCGGTTTGTTAACGCCAATCTGGCGGAGTATCACGTGCCTGTTAATGCCGATGTCGAGACGCTGGATGTTGTCGTGCTCGATGAACCTGATCCGTTTATCAATTCGCTTGGCGCGCGGGGGATTGGGGAAATAGGCATCACCGGCGTGGTTGCAGCTATCGGGAATGCCGTTTATCACGCTACGGGTGTGAGGGTTCGGGATTTGCCTGTTACTTTGGATAAGGTTTTGGTTTGA
- a CDS encoding FAD binding domain-containing protein, with protein sequence MDAISYERAADIAGAVRAAQQPGTMFIGGGTNLLDLMKGGVMRPMKLVDITRIQGLDVVSTLPDGGLRIGALVRNSDAANHALVRERYPLLTQALVAGASAQLRNMATVGGNLMQRTRCPYFYDTAFTACNKREPGSGCAAINGHNRMHAILGASTQCIAVNPSDMSVALAALDANVRVSGPQGERVIPFGEFHRLPGERADLDTTLRPGELITSVDLPPPLFSEHAHYLKVRDRASYAFALVSVAAALQMDGNTVRSARIALGGVAHKPWRATSAEQMIAGRPLDSATLRNAANAALSEAKPLHDNAFKVRLAQNAIVRAVNQAAIGTSGTGGAGGFA encoded by the coding sequence ATGGACGCGATCTCCTACGAACGCGCCGCCGACATCGCCGGCGCCGTGCGTGCCGCGCAGCAGCCGGGCACGATGTTCATCGGCGGCGGCACCAACCTGCTGGATCTGATGAAGGGTGGCGTGATGCGGCCCATGAAGCTCGTCGATATCACGCGCATTCAAGGGCTCGATGTCGTGTCGACCTTGCCCGACGGCGGGCTGCGCATCGGCGCGCTGGTGCGCAATAGCGATGCCGCGAATCATGCGCTTGTGCGCGAGCGCTATCCACTGCTGACGCAGGCGCTCGTCGCGGGTGCGTCGGCGCAGTTGCGCAACATGGCGACTGTCGGCGGCAATCTGATGCAGCGCACGCGCTGCCCGTACTTCTACGACACCGCGTTCACCGCCTGCAACAAGCGCGAGCCGGGCAGCGGCTGCGCGGCGATCAACGGGCACAACCGCATGCACGCGATTCTCGGCGCGAGCACGCAATGCATCGCCGTGAATCCGTCCGATATGAGCGTCGCGCTCGCGGCACTCGATGCAAACGTGCGCGTAAGCGGCCCGCAAGGCGAGCGTGTGATTCCGTTCGGCGAGTTTCATCGTTTGCCGGGCGAGCGCGCCGATCTCGATACGACGCTGCGTCCCGGCGAACTCATTACCTCCGTCGATCTGCCGCCGCCCCTGTTCAGCGAGCACGCACATTACCTGAAGGTTCGCGACCGCGCGAGCTATGCGTTCGCGCTGGTGTCCGTGGCGGCGGCGTTGCAGATGGACGGCAACACGGTGCGCAGCGCGCGCATCGCGTTGGGCGGCGTCGCGCACAAGCCGTGGCGCGCGACGTCGGCCGAACAGATGATCGCGGGCAGGCCGCTCGATAGCGCGACGCTGCGCAACGCGGCCAATGCGGCGTTGAGCGAAGCGAAACCGCTGCACGACAACGCGTTCAAGGTGCGCCTCGCGCAAAACGCGATCGTGCGCGCGGTGAACCAGGCAGCCATCGGAACGAGTGGAACAGGCGGCGCGGGAGGTTTCGCATGA
- the nthA gene encoding nitrile hydratase subunit alpha produces MTHDASHQHGHSHDHEGSELPEMDLRVRALESLLIEKGYVDPRALDVLIDTYEHKVGPRNGARVVAKAWCDPAFRRRLLDDATAAIASLGFTGRQGEHMVALENTKVVHNMVVCTLCSCYPWPVLGLPPIWYKSAPYRSRAVIDPRGVLGEFGVTLPENTEIRVWDSTAEVRYLVLPMRPPGTDALSEDELADLVTRDSMIGTGLALAPHTAKQSASGGQP; encoded by the coding sequence ATGACGCATGATGCCTCCCACCAGCACGGACATTCGCACGATCACGAAGGCAGCGAACTGCCGGAGATGGATCTGCGCGTGCGCGCGCTGGAATCGCTGCTGATCGAAAAGGGTTACGTCGATCCCAGGGCGCTCGACGTGCTGATCGACACCTACGAGCACAAGGTCGGTCCGCGCAACGGCGCACGCGTGGTCGCGAAGGCGTGGTGCGATCCTGCGTTTCGCCGGCGGCTGCTCGACGACGCGACTGCTGCGATCGCGTCGCTCGGCTTCACGGGACGGCAGGGCGAGCATATGGTCGCGCTGGAGAACACGAAGGTCGTGCACAACATGGTCGTGTGCACGCTGTGTTCGTGTTACCCGTGGCCTGTGCTGGGTTTGCCGCCCATCTGGTACAAGTCCGCGCCGTATCGCTCGCGCGCCGTGATCGATCCGCGCGGCGTGCTCGGCGAATTTGGCGTCACGCTGCCGGAAAACACGGAGATCCGCGTCTGGGATTCGACGGCGGAAGTGCGCTATCTCGTGCTGCCGATGCGTCCGCCCGGCACTGACGCGCTGAGCGAAGACGAACTCGCCGATCTCGTCACGCGCGATTCGATGATCGGCACGGGCCTTGCGCTCGCGCCGCATACGGCGAAGCAGTCGGCGAGTGGAGGCCAGCCATGA
- a CDS encoding (2Fe-2S)-binding protein has translation MPHHTDCQGSCAQNDADTARHDEHDATPSSAARRRFLQSAAAAAAVGAAPYAHAQTPTPQAQQPVARSTVPPRAVKLNINGRDYALHLEPRVTLLDALREYAGLMGTKKGCDRGQCGACTVLSNGRRINSCLTLAVMHEGDRITTVEGLASNGTLSPVQRAFIEQDAFQCGYCTPGQICSATALLSEFDAGAASTATADVRRRPPQLSDAEIRERMSGNICRCGAYVNIVAAVQSAHRGTVGSGTGDTYTTFVIKTSDVA, from the coding sequence ATGCCCCACCACACCGACTGTCAGGGTTCGTGCGCGCAAAACGATGCTGACACAGCCCGCCACGACGAACATGACGCGACGCCTTCCAGCGCTGCACGCCGCCGCTTCCTGCAATCGGCGGCGGCAGCAGCAGCCGTCGGCGCAGCGCCCTACGCGCATGCGCAGACGCCAACGCCACAAGCGCAACAACCCGTTGCACGCTCAACGGTGCCGCCGCGCGCCGTCAAGCTCAACATCAATGGACGCGATTACGCGCTGCATCTCGAACCGCGCGTGACGCTGCTCGACGCGCTGCGCGAATACGCCGGACTCATGGGCACGAAGAAAGGCTGCGACCGCGGACAATGCGGCGCGTGCACGGTGCTATCGAATGGACGGCGCATCAATTCGTGTCTGACGCTCGCCGTGATGCACGAAGGCGACAGGATCACGACGGTCGAAGGGCTCGCGAGCAACGGCACGCTGAGCCCCGTGCAACGCGCGTTCATCGAACAGGACGCGTTTCAGTGCGGGTACTGTACGCCGGGGCAAATCTGTTCGGCGACGGCTTTGCTCTCGGAATTCGACGCGGGTGCAGCGAGCACGGCCACGGCGGATGTGCGGCGCCGTCCGCCGCAACTGTCGGACGCGGAAATCCGCGAGCGCATGAGCGGCAACATCTGCCGCTGCGGCGCGTATGTGAACATCGTCGCGGCCGTGCAGTCCGCGCATCGCGGCACGGTCGGCAGCGGTACGGGCGACACCTATACGACGTTCGTCATCAAGACGAGCGACGTCGCGTAA
- a CDS encoding PIG-L deacetylase family protein, which translates to MSETSPRLFIVSPHFDDAVFGCGALLAAHPDAAVCTVFAAPPEQDLQTVWDEKAGFAGAYESIRARTVEDNNALSVLDAIPVRLPFRDAQYGDSPSIGKLAAALEEAIYGSTANTLLMPLGLFHDDHGRVYEACCEILPRMSHLEWFAYEEAIYRPMPGLVQQRLIDLAGRGIVATPASPSADHALDRERQILLKREAVSAYESQLRAFGPHGCDDVFAAERYWRLAVGRKPARKPGY; encoded by the coding sequence ATGAGCGAAACCAGCCCGCGTCTTTTTATCGTGTCGCCGCACTTCGACGACGCCGTTTTCGGCTGCGGCGCGCTGCTCGCCGCACATCCCGACGCCGCCGTCTGCACCGTGTTCGCCGCGCCGCCCGAGCAGGACCTGCAGACTGTCTGGGACGAAAAGGCAGGCTTCGCGGGCGCGTACGAATCGATCCGCGCGCGCACCGTCGAAGACAACAACGCGCTCTCCGTGCTCGACGCGATCCCCGTGCGGCTGCCATTTCGCGACGCGCAATACGGCGATTCGCCGTCGATCGGCAAGCTCGCCGCCGCGCTGGAAGAAGCCATCTACGGCTCGACGGCCAACACGCTGCTGATGCCGCTCGGTCTCTTTCACGACGATCACGGCCGCGTGTACGAAGCGTGCTGCGAGATCCTGCCGCGCATGTCGCACCTGGAATGGTTCGCGTACGAAGAAGCGATCTACCGGCCGATGCCCGGGCTCGTGCAGCAGCGGCTGATCGATCTGGCCGGGCGCGGCATCGTCGCGACGCCGGCGAGCCCGTCGGCCGATCATGCCCTCGACCGGGAGCGCCAGATTCTGCTCAAACGCGAGGCGGTGTCCGCCTACGAAAGCCAGTTGCGCGCGTTCGGACCGCACGGCTGCGACGACGTGTTCGCCGCCGAGCGCTACTGGCGCCTCGCCGTCGGCCGCAAGCCGGCGCGCAAACCGGGATATTGA
- the dapA gene encoding 4-hydroxy-tetrahydrodipicolinate synthase: MFNFSGIWIPLVTPFSADGAVDHAALRRLVKLYADAGVAGLVALGTTGEPSSLDAAEQEAVLATTLEASGGALPVIVGLSGNHARSMRERVLRLNALPLAGVLISAPYYVRPSQAGIADHFAMLADASEHPVVLYDIPARTGIRIELDTLLSLAAHPRIQAIKDCAGSPDTTHALILDGRLQVLAGDDIRIFDTLCMGGSGAIAASAHIWPERFVALDRALKAGRLDEGRALFHSLVPLIRALTSESNPAPVKAALAAQRVMAGDLRAPMTQASETLRARLQALLAM, translated from the coding sequence ATGTTCAATTTTTCGGGTATCTGGATTCCGCTCGTCACGCCGTTTTCCGCCGATGGCGCCGTCGATCACGCCGCCTTGCGTCGCCTCGTCAAGCTGTATGCCGATGCGGGCGTCGCGGGACTCGTCGCGCTCGGCACGACGGGCGAGCCGTCATCGCTCGATGCCGCCGAACAGGAAGCCGTGCTGGCGACCACGCTCGAGGCGTCAGGGGGCGCGCTGCCCGTGATCGTCGGCCTTTCGGGCAACCACGCGCGAAGCATGCGCGAGCGCGTGTTGCGCCTGAACGCGCTGCCGCTCGCGGGCGTGCTGATTTCCGCGCCGTACTACGTGCGGCCTTCGCAAGCCGGGATCGCCGATCACTTCGCGATGCTCGCCGACGCCAGCGAGCATCCCGTCGTCCTGTACGACATTCCGGCGCGCACGGGCATCCGCATCGAACTGGACACGCTGTTGTCGCTCGCCGCGCATCCGCGCATTCAGGCGATCAAGGATTGCGCGGGTTCGCCCGACACCACGCACGCGTTGATCCTCGACGGCCGGCTGCAGGTGCTCGCGGGCGACGACATCCGCATCTTCGACACGCTCTGCATGGGCGGCAGCGGCGCGATCGCTGCGTCCGCGCATATCTGGCCGGAGCGTTTCGTCGCGCTCGATCGTGCGCTGAAGGCAGGGCGGCTCGACGAGGGGCGCGCGCTGTTTCACTCGCTCGTGCCGCTGATCCGCGCGCTGACATCCGAGTCGAATCCCGCGCCCGTGAAGGCGGCGCTCGCGGCGCAACGCGTCATGGCAGGCGACCTGCGCGCGCCGATGACGCAAGCGAGCGAAACCTTGCGCGCGCGTTTGCAGGCATTGCTCGCGATGTGA